One region of Lytechinus pictus isolate F3 Inbred chromosome 8, Lp3.0, whole genome shotgun sequence genomic DNA includes:
- the LOC135154904 gene encoding uncharacterized protein LOC135154904 — MAENPEELREFIEKNPSKLNDYLPRVLECIKKDDDGEFIKELKYALRDEMMDAAKAAKNKHEQMMADICVECMKKKTELYLARAKDIFNEKNVIKWKGHEGAIERILQDFAQPIPWVPTDREKRDMESGEEKNLSWWESGKHLKRTIEEMIEAFSRDKVLKKVAGSFLTLLKACLDSASDMHVVVALGIVETTEMTWEGTEKQIPGVFEAFCTWLRRDDTDFEGNLDLRYLANGVIDWDILENAGKSSQEPLKKIMQYCIEQELEGDEQPAGLSVHGNILRKIVSGFIIKKKDKVKAYQDLMPFVVKLLSCDVTGLEQVAANAIGQSEIYDNGELLAPFGDAIADAFLDSKFEGSSGGLALNSFFRFNPEVVLSRIDRIVVLLEDMGSDDKRRLYMLLDDVSKQKPKVLVPHIDLMFEDVCNASLVHFCFMTLANISLKHAEHFVKHIDRCLKAWKQNPNEAASACRVIASVGRLNEKEAARCLKILFTKLKSIDAMWTGVVLMEVKRVARDHKECLAVYKPNIEKLRTCQQIGVPDLVQDLINFLEGRSLLVLSEDVAEQREDIDNLDNRVTNTENDVSRIDETVAQQAEDIENVKSDVNDQGQRLDELEEVVDETVEKVEEIDHKTITNAPKWSRDVSKLLNPEHEHDWRFLAVRLGYSGEDIRNWALSPDPTMAILAEWYTTHKSSDATYAILSALEDMGRTDAAEIITQSLEEAEMLVPQAPSDDFEKPPTVFLSYQWDHQPEVKAIRKHLEMAGFPCWMDIGQMGGGDQLFAKISQGMRSSKVVLCMVTEKYSNSENCNKEVNLANLLNKPIIPVLIDQTRWPPEGAMSMLFAQLLYIQFFNDKEYVRGEKFWDDAKFSELLGQISYHATPDESMVSDEYRDWIPQVEDTPLTVKKVSDETGNTTALQQNTAVTESSEHPSVFISYQWGKQPEIKRLFSRLSGLGYHCWLDINQMGGGDPLYSKIDKGVRNAKVLISMITISKKLAKCPPPQ, encoded by the exons ATGGCGGAAAATCCGGAGGAACTGAGGGAATTCATCGAGAAGAATCCATCGAAACTGAACGACTATCTTCCTCGAGTCTTAGAATGTATTAAGAAGGATGACGATGGCGAGTTCATCAAAGAGTTGAAATATGCACTGCGGGATGAGATGATGGATGCGGCCAAGGCGGC gAAAAATAAGCACGAACAAATGATGGCTGACATATGCGTGGAATGCATGAAGAAGAAGACAGAGTTGTATCTGGCCAGGGCCAAGGATATATTTAACGAGAAAAATGTGATCAAATGGAAG GGCCACGAGGGTGCCATAGAAAGGATTCTCCAAGACTTTGCACAACCCATTCCTTGGGTACCTACAGATCGCGAGAAGAGAGACATGGAGTCGGGCGAGGAGAAGAACCTGTCCTGGTGGGAATCGGGTAAACATCTCAAGAGAACCATTGAGGAGATGATAGAAGCATTCAG TCGAGACAAAGTTCTGAAGAAGGTTGCTGGGTCCTTCCTTACCCTTCTGAAGGCGTGTCTTGATAGTGCGTCAGATATGCACGTCGTGGTGGCTCTTGGGATAGTGGAAACAACTGAAATGACGTGGGAG GGAACTGAAAAACAGATACCAGGTGTTTTTGAGGCTTTTTGTACATGGCTTCGCCGTGATGACACTGACTTTGAAGGGAATCTTGATCTCAGGTACCTAGCTAATGGTGTCATAGACTGGGATATCTTAGAAAATGCAGG AAAATCGAGCCAGGAGCCTTTAAAGAAAATCATGCAATATTGTATAGAGCAAGAACTTGAAGGAGATGAGCAGCCTGCAGGTCTATCGGTTCACGGGAATATCCTTCGAAAAATAGTTTCAGGATTCATCATAAAG AAAAAGGACAAAGTCAAGGCATATCAGGATCTCATGCCATTCGTTGTAAAACTTCTCAGTTGCGACGTCACAGGGCTAGAACAAGTGGCGGCAAACGCCATTGGACAATCGGAAATCTATGATAACGGAGAGCTTCTGGCGCCATTTGGGGACGCCATAGCTGATGCCTTCTTGGACAGCAAGTTCGAGGGCTCTTCCGGTGGTT TGGCTCTCAACAGCTTCTTTCGATTTAACCCGGAAGTTGTTCTCTCACGAATTGACCGCATTGTTGTACTCCTCGAAGATATGGGAAGTGACGACAAAAGGAGACTGTATATGCTACTCGACGATGTCAGTAAACAGAAACCGAAG GTTTTAGTACCTCATATCGACCTGATGTTCGAGGATGTCTGCAACGCTTCTCTGGTACACTTCTGCTTCATGACCTTGGCCAACATATCCCTAAAACACGCTGAGCACTTCGTCAAGCATATAGACAGGTGTCTTAAAGCCTGGAAGCAGAACCCAAATGAAGCTGCTTCCGCTTGTAGAGTCATCGCAAGTGTCGGCCGTCTCAATGAG AAAGAGGCAGCTAGATGTTTGAAGATCCTGTTCACCAAACTAAAGAGCATTGATGCTATGTGGACCGGTGTGGTGCTCATGGAAGTCAAGAGGGTAGCCAGAGACCACAAGGAATGCTTAGCGGTCTACAAACCGAACATTGAGAAGCTTAGGACGTGCCAACAGATCGGGGTTCCAGATCTGGTCCAGGACTTGATCAATTTTCTAGAAGGCAGAAG CCTTCTAGTACTCAGTGAAGACGTTGCTGAGCAAAGAGAAGACATCGACAATTTGGACAATAGGGTAACCAACACTGAGAATGATGTCTCAAGAATCGATGAGACAGTGGCCCAACAAGCTGAAGATATCGAGAATGTGAAGAGCGACGTCAACGACCAGGGCCAAAGACTTGATGAGTTGGAAGAAGTCGTGGACGAGACGGTCGAGAAAGTGGAAGAGATTGACCACAAG ACCATTACTAACGCTCCTAAATGGTCAAGGGACGTTTCGAAGCTGTTAAACCCCGAGCATGAGCACGATTGGAGGTTCTTGGCCGTCCGTCTCGGCTACTCCGGTGAAGACATCCGCAACTGGGCTCTGTCACCCGACCCTACCATGGCCATCCTGGCAGAATGGTATACCACTCACAAGAGCAGTGATGCCACCTACGCCATACTTAGTGCCTTGGAGGACATGGGCAGGACCGATGCGGCAGAAATCATCACGCAGTCACTAGAGGAAGCAG AAATGCTGGTGCCACAAGCACCATCAGACGACTTTGAGAAGCCCCCGACAGTATTCTTAAGCTACCAGTGGGACCACCAACCGGAAGTGAAGGCCATCCGCAAGCACCTAGAGATGGCCGGGTTTCCTTGTTGGATGGACATTGGTCAGATGGGTGGAGGAGATCAGTTATTCGCCAAGATCAGCCAGGGCATGAGGTCATCCAAAGTGGTACTCTGTATGGTGACAGAGAAATACTCCAACTCCGAGAACTGTAACAAAGAG GTGAATCTTGCCAATCTGCTGAACAAGCCAATCATTCCCGTCCTCATTGACCAAACCAGATGGCCGCCAGAGGGCGCCATGAGCATGCTTTTCGCACAGCTACTTTACATTCAATTCTTCAACGACAAGGAATACGTGAGGGGAGAAAAGTTCTGGGACGATGCAAAGTTCTCAGAACTTCTGGGCCAGATATCATACCATGCCACCCCGGATGAAAGCATGGTTTCCGACG AGTACCGAGACTGGATTCCTCAAGTAGAAGACACTCCACTCACCGTGAAGAAGGTATCAGATGAAACAGGGAACACGACGGCGCTGCAACAGAACACAGCAGTAACG GAATCTTCGGAGCATCCATCGGTGTTCATCTCATACCAGTGGGGCAAGCAACCCGAGATCAAGAGACTGTTCTCACGTCTCAGTGGTTTAGGCTACCACTGTTGGTTAGATATCAATCAAATGGGTGGTGGGGATCCACTCTATTCCAAGATTGACAAGGGAGTCAGGAATGCTAAGGTATTAATATCCATGATCACCATATcaaaaaaattagcaaaatgtccccccccccaataa